A genomic segment from Nocardiopsis sp. Huas11 encodes:
- a CDS encoding non-ribosomal peptide synthetase — protein MREVSALPASTPVTEIAAIIAEVLDLDTADVDPGTSLTSLGLESFTAVRLRRRLREDLDLDLPLTAFLGGATAATVAAGVADPDGEASFPLTPLQTAYWIGRDPAFPLGGVATFYYREYDRHPKADDPEADVERLAAAWNRLVARHPMLRMVVDRDGRQRILPEVDEYRIARTDLRAAAPQDAENALDELRRARSHQTRPTDRWPLFDIHAILLPDGRTRIQLGVDVLALDLAGWMQVLAEWGTLFEDPDAELPQARATFAEVLRRRNEDPAERQRRELDLEYWRARAATLPDGPRLPWSTDLAEIHGHRFTRHTERLSPEVWQELRARAAAEGLSPTGLLLAAFGLTLARWGAAEPFTLNTTLFDRPDEPDLRHLVGDFTSTLLVQMPPGRPESGFLAFAKQVNQRFWTDLEHRSVSGVEVLREAGAGGGTDLTPTHPVVFTSGIGLSEPGESPAGWLGEEVFGISQTPQVALDHIVHEEGGALRICWDTVEDSLPPGFAPGMAAAHALLLRRLADSPRAWTDPALAWDPSFLPPEPLDRCPFEDAGPLLNDPLRAAADRAPGLPALVDSAHAVTHGELAERVARTGALLNGAGVGARDLVAVCLDKGVDQVAALLGVMASGAGYVPVEPSWPAERIASVCAQAGVRRALVAAGSTVVWPAGVAVHETAPTGELSPVPEVAEASGGDGPRRPAADDLAYVIFTSGSTGRPKGVAIEHRAARTTIDDLIDRFPVGPDDRMLALSAFSFDLSVHDVFGVMGTGAALVLPDAERQRDPGHWLELMARHRVTLWNTAPALMEMLVEYAEIDPDLARTALADLRLVFLSADWIPVTLPDRLRALAPHAQVVSLGGATEGSIWSICYPVEEVDPGWPSIPYGRALRGQSFHIIDAATGAPSPVGVPGELFIGGDGLARGYIGDPAQTAERFIDHPVLGRLYHTGDMGRWRADGNIEFLGRLDRQVKIRGHRIELGEVESALDRVPGVRHAVAMSMRGPDDRPRLVAFLIESETSPAPEDERLIGLLRERVPDYMVPSRIVRMARFPVTDNGKIDYKALENPYARPRNGARTTGDEAPLERGRTPAPPEHASGADRVPAAEHAPAPERTGIGSPPDTGLDGLVRQALASGLAVSLRVGAGDLTPARALTASGAWTAAVEETALPGVATAHRLCADGLVEIDLLPAGAASDGTAHNGTGPAAAAGAPASGLTAAPAPPAPVADAAQASSSVAGTAPGHPAGTRPAPRGEHRDPEAERIVTRVLGELLQTDIDPTTPFFRLGATSLTLVLAHRRLVEELDPALSVVDLFTHPTARGLAEHVAAGRAPSEPADTAGLTGPLAAGAPAAEAGPPAPTPGGPPASFVPAAPSSRAEARLRARAAATEVAR, from the coding sequence ATGCGTGAGGTATCCGCCCTGCCCGCGTCCACCCCGGTCACGGAGATCGCCGCGATCATCGCCGAAGTCCTCGACCTGGACACGGCGGACGTCGATCCGGGCACGTCCCTCACCTCCCTCGGCCTGGAGTCCTTCACCGCGGTCCGCCTGCGCCGCCGCCTGCGCGAGGACCTGGACCTGGACCTGCCGCTGACCGCCTTCCTCGGCGGTGCCACCGCCGCCACCGTCGCGGCCGGGGTGGCCGATCCCGACGGCGAGGCGTCCTTCCCCCTCACCCCCCTGCAGACCGCCTACTGGATCGGCCGCGACCCGGCCTTCCCCCTGGGCGGAGTGGCGACCTTCTACTACCGCGAGTACGACCGCCATCCCAAGGCCGACGACCCCGAGGCGGACGTCGAGCGCCTGGCCGCCGCCTGGAACCGCCTGGTGGCCCGCCACCCCATGCTCCGCATGGTCGTGGACCGCGACGGGCGCCAACGGATCCTGCCCGAGGTCGACGAGTACCGGATCGCCCGCACCGACCTGCGCGCGGCCGCGCCCCAGGACGCCGAGAACGCGCTCGACGAACTGCGCCGGGCGCGCTCGCACCAGACCCGGCCGACCGACCGCTGGCCCCTGTTCGACATCCACGCCATCCTGCTGCCCGACGGCCGCACCCGCATCCAGCTCGGCGTCGACGTCCTGGCCCTCGACCTCGCCGGATGGATGCAGGTCCTGGCCGAGTGGGGCACGCTCTTCGAGGACCCGGACGCGGAGCTGCCCCAGGCCCGGGCCACCTTCGCCGAGGTCCTGCGCCGCAGGAACGAGGACCCGGCCGAACGACAGCGGCGCGAGCTCGACCTGGAGTACTGGCGCGCTCGCGCGGCCACCCTGCCCGACGGCCCGCGCCTGCCCTGGAGCACCGACCTCGCCGAGATCCACGGCCACCGGTTCACCCGCCACACCGAGCGCCTCTCCCCCGAGGTGTGGCAGGAGCTGCGCGCCCGCGCGGCCGCGGAGGGGCTCAGCCCGACGGGCCTGCTGCTGGCGGCGTTCGGGCTGACGCTGGCCCGCTGGGGCGCGGCGGAGCCGTTCACGCTCAACACCACGCTCTTCGACCGCCCCGACGAACCCGACCTGCGCCACCTCGTCGGCGACTTCACCTCGACCCTGCTCGTCCAGATGCCGCCGGGCCGCCCGGAGTCCGGCTTCCTCGCGTTCGCCAAGCAGGTGAACCAGCGCTTCTGGACCGACCTCGAACACCGGTCGGTCTCCGGGGTCGAGGTCCTGCGCGAGGCGGGCGCCGGGGGCGGCACCGACCTGACGCCCACCCACCCGGTCGTCTTCACCAGCGGCATCGGGCTGTCCGAGCCCGGCGAGTCTCCGGCGGGTTGGCTCGGCGAGGAGGTCTTCGGGATCTCCCAGACCCCCCAGGTCGCCCTGGACCACATCGTGCACGAGGAGGGCGGTGCGCTGCGGATCTGCTGGGACACCGTCGAGGACTCCCTGCCGCCCGGGTTCGCGCCCGGGATGGCGGCCGCGCACGCCCTGCTCCTGCGCCGGCTCGCCGACTCGCCGCGGGCATGGACCGATCCGGCCCTGGCCTGGGATCCCTCCTTCCTTCCCCCGGAACCCCTGGACCGGTGCCCCTTCGAGGACGCGGGCCCGCTGCTGAACGACCCGCTGCGCGCGGCCGCCGACCGCGCCCCCGGTCTGCCCGCGCTGGTCGACTCCGCGCACGCGGTGACGCACGGCGAGCTGGCGGAGCGGGTCGCCCGCACGGGAGCCCTGCTGAACGGCGCCGGCGTCGGGGCCCGGGACCTCGTGGCGGTCTGTCTGGACAAGGGCGTGGACCAGGTGGCCGCGCTGCTCGGGGTCATGGCCTCGGGCGCCGGCTACGTGCCGGTCGAGCCCTCCTGGCCCGCCGAGCGGATCGCGTCGGTGTGCGCCCAGGCGGGGGTGCGCCGTGCCCTGGTCGCCGCCGGGAGCACCGTCGTCTGGCCCGCCGGGGTGGCCGTCCACGAGACCGCCCCCACCGGAGAGCTCTCCCCCGTGCCCGAGGTGGCTGAGGCGTCCGGCGGCGACGGGCCGCGGCGGCCCGCGGCGGACGACCTCGCCTATGTCATCTTCACGTCCGGCTCCACCGGCCGCCCGAAGGGCGTGGCGATCGAGCACCGGGCCGCCCGCACGACGATCGACGACCTCATCGACCGCTTCCCGGTGGGCCCGGACGACCGGATGCTGGCGCTGTCGGCGTTCAGCTTCGACCTGTCGGTGCACGACGTCTTCGGCGTCATGGGCACGGGCGCGGCCCTGGTCCTGCCCGACGCCGAACGCCAGCGCGACCCGGGGCACTGGCTGGAGCTGATGGCCCGCCACCGCGTCACGCTGTGGAACACCGCGCCCGCGCTGATGGAGATGCTCGTCGAGTACGCGGAGATCGACCCGGACCTGGCGCGCACCGCTCTGGCGGACCTGCGCCTGGTCTTCCTGTCCGCCGACTGGATCCCGGTGACGCTGCCCGACCGGCTGCGCGCCCTCGCCCCCCACGCCCAGGTGGTGAGCCTGGGCGGCGCGACGGAGGGCTCCATCTGGTCGATCTGCTACCCCGTGGAGGAGGTGGACCCGGGCTGGCCCAGCATCCCCTACGGCCGTGCGCTGCGCGGCCAGAGCTTCCACATCATCGACGCCGCGACCGGCGCGCCGAGTCCCGTGGGCGTGCCCGGGGAGCTCTTCATCGGCGGCGACGGCCTGGCGCGCGGGTACATCGGCGACCCGGCCCAGACCGCCGAGCGCTTCATCGACCACCCCGTGCTCGGTCGGCTCTACCACACCGGCGACATGGGGCGCTGGCGCGCGGACGGCAACATCGAGTTCCTGGGGCGCCTGGACCGGCAGGTGAAGATCCGCGGCCACCGGATCGAGCTCGGCGAGGTGGAGTCCGCCCTGGACCGGGTCCCGGGCGTGCGCCACGCCGTGGCCATGTCGATGCGCGGGCCGGACGACCGGCCGCGCCTGGTCGCCTTCCTCATCGAGAGCGAGACCTCCCCGGCCCCCGAGGACGAACGCCTGATCGGTCTGCTCCGCGAACGGGTGCCCGACTACATGGTGCCGAGCCGGATCGTGCGCATGGCGCGGTTCCCGGTGACGGACAACGGCAAGATCGACTACAAGGCGCTGGAGAACCCCTACGCGCGTCCTCGGAACGGCGCGCGGACGACGGGGGACGAGGCTCCCTTGGAGCGGGGCCGCACACCCGCACCGCCGGAACACGCGTCCGGCGCGGACCGCGTTCCCGCCGCGGAGCACGCTCCCGCGCCGGAGCGGACCGGGATCGGCTCACCCCCGGACACGGGACTGGACGGTCTGGTCCGCCAGGCCCTCGCCTCGGGCCTGGCCGTGTCGCTGCGCGTGGGCGCGGGGGATCTCACGCCCGCGCGGGCGCTCACGGCGTCGGGCGCGTGGACCGCAGCGGTGGAGGAGACGGCGCTGCCGGGAGTGGCCACCGCCCACCGGCTCTGCGCCGACGGGCTCGTGGAGATCGACCTCCTCCCCGCCGGTGCCGCCTCCGACGGCACCGCCCACAACGGCACCGGGCCCGCTGCGGCCGCAGGCGCGCCCGCGTCCGGTCTCACGGCGGCCCCCGCTCCCCCGGCCCCAGTGGCCGACGCCGCGCAGGCTTCCTCGTCCGTCGCCGGGACCGCCCCCGGGCACCCCGCCGGGACGCGGCCCGCGCCACGCGGGGAGCACCGCGACCCGGAGGCCGAACGGATCGTGACCCGCGTCCTCGGCGAACTCCTCCAGACCGACATCGACCCCACCACCCCCTTCTTCCGCCTGGGAGCCACCTCGCTGACCCTCGTCCTGGCCCACCGCCGACTGGTCGAGGAACTCGACCCCGCGCTGTCCGTCGTCGACCTGTTCACCCACCCCACCGCACGCGGTCTCGCCGAACACGTCGCCGCGGGCCGTGCCCCGTCCGAGCCCGCCGACACCGCCGGACTCACCGGCCCCCTGGCGGCCGGCGCTCCCGCCGCCGAAGCGGGACCGCCGGCGCCGACACCGGGCGGCCCGCCCGCCTCCTTCGTCCCCGCCGCCCCCTCCTCCCGCGCCGAGGCCCGCCTCCGGGCCCGTGCCGCCGCCACGGAGGTGGCCCGATGA
- a CDS encoding type I polyketide synthase has protein sequence MSSPLPDPATAIAVTGLACRFPGAPDAASFWDLLAGEREGLTRLTDAQLTDMGVRPAVLRDPAYVPVAGIIDGQDLFDPDPFGLTDAEAALLDPQQRLFLECAWRALEEAGHGGGTGAGSVGVFAGAAQSAYLAANLADRWDSAGAGDDPVGTLQTAIATQTDYLPAQTAYRLDLTGPAVAVNTACSTSLVAVHTAAQSLLNGECDTALAGGVSLIVPQGRGYLYTPDGIYSRDGTVRPFSSEGSGVVYTQGAGVVVLRRLADAQRDGDPVLAVLHGSAVNNDGAAKAGFTAPSMRGQARVLVEALAVAGADPRQIGYVEAHGTGTRLGDPIETAALKRVYGESGPSWCGLGSVKSNIGHTNSAAGIASFIKTVLALHHRTLPASLHAEPVNELLGLERSPFEVVTRTRPWEGPELAGVSSFGIGGTNAHAIVGPAPERAPAAPDPRPQLLPVAAHTRAALTATAADLAHGAEALGSGPRSAEGTGATETTAASAATGATAAVDPADLAYALQTGRAHPTAYRMAAVAAEGRVAEALRAAVPVHASGASARVVFAFPGGGSQHAGMGAELYDHEPVFARCVDECAELFLPLLGADIRDVVIGPGGTADRARDAAVGLPALFAVSLATARLLESWGVRPDAVLGHSLGEYPAAVVCGALGLADAVRLVAVRSTAVAKSAGEGTMLSVPLGEEDTAALLTRHPDVDLAVVNAPDACVVSGPRAAVAAVDAELSAQGHTCTTVHVDVAAHSRLVEPAMDHVRDAARGLSVAAPAVPIVSTVTGETVSHALGTADHWVDQLRGTVRFDRALRTAVGDRPTVLVQVGPGAALASLARRNGLPELTGALTTLATESGESDGVAVRAALGALWAHGAEVDFAALHTGARHRVAAPGYAFQRRRLWVDPPERTHAALGEVPDADDPLQVPVWSQTPPLDPAPLAGRRLLVGTATTEGSDAAQGTGESSDAAALRSALIEAGATVVGLGEQEEGPFDGAVVLLDTDPDRRHDPDAVTEQVLAHAGTARALTALDPPLPVVLQVGRSIERVESADPAHPAGATARVLPRVLAQETPGLAWRTLDLGARVRIGPAVIAELADLLRTGTGGTEAAVRGATRWVRGVVPWRPSEIHASPSPTEAPDRPFDRRPVALITGGLGDVGLTTAAHLSARGMRVVVTSRAAVAPSPEPGSRDEDRARALRTLAERGTPVEVRAVDAADTRAMTSLLTELADPGGPGLDLVVHAAGVVATADLAPLRSVTAEHVTGHVHSKVRGALALRAAVAALEPDRRPSTVVLMSSAGTLVGGVGMGPYCASNAFLDTLATEAEADDDHTRWISVVWDAWRVGPLGADRVVNLGFALDAATGMGALDRLLAARDTGTAPPVVAVSTTDLRTRMAEASRPVQIPGAGTESDGPADELDPVERILADLWSDLFGVPVRSADADFFALGGHSLLATRMLMALRRRFGVELGLRDVLAEPTLGAIAALVGGRAAGPEPERAHAPLPAPAHAPHGSAIPMTRVQHAYWVGRDGGYELGDLACRFYLEYDCADLDVARYEAAWNRVIGRHAMLRAVATAQGTFTVLDRLPRYRVRVHDLSTRPPERREARLSRLRERVARESGPADQWPLFQVQAVRLPEGRTRLLIGVDVLICDAASYWIIDREIQYFYENPEGDLPEPGVDFATCVAAIDAGRGSAEWERAARYWRDRGALPGAPELPVTRAAGGQRFERRTARLDPADWNALRERAARHGVTPTAVLLTAYAETLAAWSGRDRFALTLTLFDRPDVHPDVNDVVGDFTSLLLHEVDLADAPFADRVRAVHRRLFQDLDHRAFSALDLLSEQAARTGRIASVPVVFTSAVGLEDALSFDHDLQWAGTQVHALSQTPQTVLDHQVLVQRGALLLQWDALEPALPAGEVDRAFADHVDRVRRLATQDWTAEDHGSDAAGDEPAVTVTAEVADTYAQDEDSDHPPVCEDALLPLRTGTGDRTLFLLHPSGGDVLCYTALARALDPRVGVEAITDPGLVGGTGPDTMAGLARHHLALVRRRQPHGPYLLGGWSMGGDLAQEMACLLHEQGETVDLLVLLDSNDPTHITNVDLHDPQDAEGETLARHLAALEGYLGIDLGIGDGAERAAFIAAEPGERWALAEDRLREHGLLGGGGEVLRERVGVFDRHMRALAAFEPRRLAAERTASLVVRADLTAPRNSGIGMGVDDTPPGLADLGWGRHLAAPPSVAGLRADHYSLMRPPAVARLADLVNEALLPHIDPGHDGSRCIPRDTRGHL, from the coding sequence ATGAGCTCCCCCCTCCCCGATCCCGCGACCGCGATCGCCGTCACCGGACTGGCCTGCCGCTTCCCCGGAGCGCCCGACGCCGCGTCCTTCTGGGACCTGCTCGCCGGTGAACGCGAGGGGCTGACCCGCCTCACCGACGCCCAGCTCACCGACATGGGCGTGCGTCCCGCGGTGCTGCGCGACCCCGCCTACGTCCCGGTCGCCGGGATCATCGACGGCCAGGACCTGTTCGACCCCGACCCCTTCGGCCTCACCGACGCCGAGGCCGCGCTGCTCGACCCCCAACAGCGGCTCTTCCTCGAATGCGCCTGGCGGGCGCTGGAGGAGGCGGGCCACGGCGGCGGCACCGGGGCGGGCTCGGTCGGCGTGTTCGCCGGAGCCGCGCAGAGCGCCTACCTCGCGGCCAACCTCGCCGACCGCTGGGACTCCGCGGGGGCCGGCGACGACCCCGTCGGCACCCTGCAGACCGCGATCGCGACCCAGACCGACTACCTGCCCGCCCAGACCGCCTACCGCCTCGACCTCACCGGTCCCGCCGTGGCGGTCAACACCGCCTGCTCGACCTCGCTGGTCGCGGTGCACACGGCGGCGCAGTCCCTGCTCAACGGCGAGTGCGACACCGCGCTGGCCGGCGGCGTGTCCCTGATCGTGCCGCAGGGCCGCGGCTACCTGTACACGCCCGACGGCATCTACTCCCGGGACGGCACCGTGCGCCCCTTCTCCTCGGAGGGATCCGGCGTGGTCTACACGCAGGGGGCGGGCGTAGTCGTCCTGCGGCGGCTGGCCGACGCCCAGCGCGACGGCGACCCGGTGCTGGCGGTGCTGCACGGGTCGGCGGTCAACAACGACGGCGCGGCCAAGGCGGGCTTCACCGCGCCCTCCATGCGCGGCCAGGCACGGGTCCTGGTCGAGGCGCTGGCGGTCGCCGGCGCCGACCCCCGCCAGATCGGCTACGTCGAGGCGCACGGCACCGGCACCCGGCTCGGCGACCCGATCGAGACGGCCGCGCTCAAGCGGGTCTACGGCGAGTCCGGTCCGTCCTGGTGCGGGCTCGGATCGGTCAAGAGCAACATCGGCCACACCAACTCGGCGGCGGGCATCGCCTCGTTCATCAAGACGGTGCTCGCCCTGCACCATCGCACGCTGCCCGCCTCGCTGCACGCCGAACCCGTCAACGAACTGCTCGGGCTGGAGCGGTCCCCCTTCGAGGTCGTCACCCGCACCCGGCCGTGGGAGGGGCCCGAACTCGCGGGAGTCAGCTCCTTCGGGATCGGCGGTACCAACGCCCACGCCATCGTCGGCCCGGCGCCCGAGCGCGCCCCGGCCGCCCCTGACCCGCGCCCCCAGCTCCTGCCCGTGGCCGCGCACACCCGCGCGGCGCTGACCGCGACCGCGGCCGACCTCGCGCACGGCGCCGAGGCCCTCGGGAGCGGCCCGCGGAGCGCCGAAGGCACCGGGGCCACGGAGACCACGGCGGCCTCGGCGGCCACCGGGGCCACGGCAGCCGTCGACCCCGCCGACCTGGCGTACGCCCTCCAGACCGGACGGGCCCACCCCACGGCGTACCGCATGGCCGCGGTCGCCGCCGAGGGCCGGGTCGCCGAGGCGCTGCGCGCCGCCGTGCCGGTCCACGCCTCGGGCGCGAGCGCCCGCGTCGTCTTCGCCTTTCCCGGCGGTGGCAGCCAGCACGCCGGCATGGGCGCCGAGCTCTATGATCACGAACCCGTGTTCGCGCGCTGCGTCGACGAGTGCGCCGAGCTGTTCCTGCCGCTGCTGGGCGCCGACATCCGCGACGTGGTGATCGGGCCCGGCGGGACCGCCGACCGCGCGCGCGACGCCGCCGTCGGCCTGCCCGCCCTGTTCGCCGTCTCCCTGGCCACCGCCCGGCTCCTGGAGTCGTGGGGCGTGCGCCCCGACGCGGTGCTCGGCCACAGCCTCGGCGAGTACCCGGCCGCCGTGGTCTGCGGCGCGCTCGGCCTCGCCGACGCCGTCCGCCTGGTCGCGGTCCGTTCCACCGCCGTCGCCAAGAGCGCGGGCGAGGGAACGATGCTCTCGGTCCCCCTCGGGGAGGAGGACACCGCCGCGCTCCTGACCCGCCACCCCGACGTGGACCTGGCCGTCGTCAACGCGCCGGACGCCTGTGTGGTGTCCGGACCGCGCGCGGCCGTGGCCGCCGTCGACGCCGAACTGTCCGCGCAGGGACACACGTGCACGACCGTGCACGTGGACGTGGCCGCGCACTCCCGGTTGGTGGAGCCGGCCATGGACCACGTGCGCGACGCCGCGCGCGGCCTGTCCGTCGCAGCACCGGCGGTGCCGATCGTCTCCACCGTCACGGGGGAGACGGTCTCCCACGCCCTGGGCACCGCCGACCACTGGGTGGACCAGCTGCGCGGAACGGTCCGCTTCGACCGGGCCCTGCGCACCGCGGTCGGCGACCGGCCCACGGTACTGGTCCAGGTCGGCCCCGGGGCGGCCCTGGCCTCCCTGGCCCGCCGCAACGGCCTCCCCGAGCTGACCGGCGCCCTGACCACGCTCGCGACGGAATCCGGGGAGTCCGACGGGGTGGCCGTGCGCGCCGCCCTGGGGGCGCTGTGGGCGCACGGGGCCGAGGTGGACTTCGCCGCGCTGCACACCGGCGCGCGGCACAGGGTCGCGGCCCCGGGCTACGCGTTCCAGCGGCGCCGGCTGTGGGTGGACCCGCCCGAGCGCACGCACGCGGCCCTGGGGGAGGTCCCCGACGCCGACGACCCGCTGCAGGTCCCGGTGTGGTCGCAGACTCCGCCGCTGGACCCCGCGCCCCTGGCCGGCCGCCGGCTGCTGGTCGGCACCGCCACCACGGAAGGCTCCGACGCCGCTCAGGGCACCGGAGAGTCCTCCGACGCGGCCGCCCTGCGTTCGGCGCTCATCGAGGCCGGCGCCACCGTCGTCGGGCTCGGCGAGCAGGAGGAGGGGCCGTTCGACGGCGCGGTCGTACTGCTGGACACCGACCCCGACCGGCGCCACGACCCGGACGCCGTCACCGAACAGGTGCTGGCCCACGCCGGCACCGCCCGCGCCCTGACCGCCCTGGACCCGCCGCTGCCGGTGGTCCTGCAGGTCGGCCGGTCGATCGAGCGCGTGGAGAGCGCCGACCCCGCTCACCCGGCCGGCGCGACCGCGCGCGTGCTCCCCCGCGTCCTGGCCCAGGAGACACCGGGCCTGGCGTGGCGCACGCTCGACCTCGGCGCACGCGTCCGGATCGGTCCGGCGGTCATCGCCGAACTCGCCGATCTGCTGCGCACAGGGACCGGCGGGACCGAGGCCGCCGTCCGCGGCGCCACCCGGTGGGTCCGCGGTGTCGTCCCCTGGCGCCCCAGCGAGATCCACGCCTCCCCGAGCCCGACCGAGGCTCCGGACCGACCCTTCGACCGGCGACCGGTCGCGCTCATCACCGGCGGGCTGGGCGACGTCGGTCTCACGACGGCGGCGCACCTGTCCGCGCGCGGTATGCGGGTCGTGGTCACCTCCCGGGCCGCGGTCGCGCCCTCCCCCGAACCGGGCAGCCGCGACGAGGACCGGGCACGGGCGCTGCGCACCCTCGCCGAGCGGGGCACCCCGGTCGAGGTGCGCGCGGTCGACGCCGCGGACACCCGCGCCATGACGTCCCTGCTCACCGAACTCGCCGACCCCGGCGGCCCCGGTCTGGACCTCGTGGTCCACGCCGCGGGCGTCGTGGCCACGGCGGACCTGGCCCCGCTGCGGTCGGTGACCGCCGAGCACGTCACCGGACACGTCCACTCCAAGGTCCGGGGCGCTCTCGCCCTGCGCGCGGCGGTGGCCGCGCTGGAGCCCGACCGGCGGCCCTCCACCGTGGTGTTGATGTCCTCGGCGGGCACCCTCGTCGGCGGGGTCGGCATGGGCCCCTACTGCGCCTCGAACGCGTTCCTGGACACGCTGGCGACCGAGGCCGAGGCCGACGACGACCACACGCGCTGGATCAGCGTGGTCTGGGACGCCTGGCGGGTGGGACCCCTCGGCGCCGACCGGGTCGTCAACCTCGGCTTCGCGCTCGACGCCGCCACCGGCATGGGCGCGCTGGACCGGCTCCTGGCGGCCCGCGACACCGGCACCGCCCCGCCCGTGGTCGCGGTGTCGACCACCGACCTGCGCACGCGGATGGCCGAGGCGTCCCGCCCCGTCCAGATCCCCGGCGCGGGCACGGAGTCGGACGGACCGGCCGACGAACTCGATCCGGTCGAGCGGATCCTGGCGGACCTGTGGAGCGACCTGTTCGGCGTCCCCGTGCGGTCGGCCGACGCGGACTTCTTCGCGCTCGGCGGCCACTCCCTGCTCGCCACGCGCATGCTCATGGCCCTGCGCCGCCGGTTCGGTGTCGAGCTGGGCCTGCGCGACGTCCTGGCCGAACCCACGCTGGGCGCGATCGCGGCACTGGTCGGCGGCCGGGCCGCGGGCCCCGAGCCGGAGCGCGCACACGCTCCGCTCCCTGCCCCGGCGCACGCCCCGCACGGCTCCGCCATCCCGATGACGCGGGTCCAGCACGCCTACTGGGTCGGCCGGGACGGCGGCTACGAACTGGGCGATCTGGCCTGCCGCTTCTACCTCGAATACGACTGCGCCGACCTGGACGTCGCGCGCTACGAGGCCGCGTGGAACCGGGTGATCGGCCGGCACGCCATGCTCCGCGCCGTCGCCACCGCCCAGGGCACCTTCACGGTGCTCGACCGGCTGCCCCGCTACCGCGTCCGCGTCCACGACCTGTCGACGCGGCCGCCCGAGCGTCGCGAGGCGCGGCTCTCCCGCCTGCGCGAGCGCGTGGCGCGGGAGTCCGGACCCGCCGACCAGTGGCCGCTGTTCCAGGTGCAGGCCGTCCGCCTGCCCGAGGGGCGCACCCGGCTGCTCATCGGCGTGGACGTGCTGATCTGCGACGCCGCGAGCTACTGGATCATCGACCGGGAGATCCAGTACTTCTACGAGAACCCCGAAGGCGACCTGCCCGAACCCGGCGTGGACTTCGCCACCTGCGTCGCCGCGATCGACGCGGGCCGGGGTTCGGCCGAATGGGAGCGCGCCGCCCGGTACTGGCGCGACCGCGGTGCGCTGCCCGGCGCTCCGGAGCTGCCGGTCACGCGCGCGGCTGGCGGCCAGCGGTTCGAGCGCCGCACCGCGCGGCTGGACCCTGCGGATTGGAACGCCCTGCGGGAGCGGGCCGCGCGTCACGGGGTGACGCCGACCGCCGTCCTGCTCACCGCCTACGCGGAGACCCTGGCCGCGTGGTCGGGCCGGGACCGCTTCGCCCTGACCCTCACCCTGTTCGACCGTCCCGACGTGCACCCCGACGTCAACGACGTGGTCGGGGACTTCACCTCGCTGCTCCTGCACGAGGTGGACCTGGCCGACGCCCCCTTCGCCGACCGGGTCCGCGCGGTGCACCGGCGGCTCTTCCAGGACCTGGACCACCGCGCGTTCTCCGCGCTGGACCTGCTGTCCGAGCAGGCCGCCCGCACGGGCCGGATCGCCTCGGTCCCGGTGGTGTTCACCAGCGCGGTCGGCCTGGAGGACGCCCTGTCCTTCGACCACGACCTCCAGTGGGCGGGCACCCAGGTGCACGCCCTGAGCCAGACCCCGCAGACGGTCCTGGACCACCAGGTCCTCGTCCAGCGCGGCGCGCTGCTCCTGCAGTGGGACGCTTTGGAACCCGCGCTGCCCGCGGGGGAGGTGGACCGCGCCTTCGCCGACCACGTGGACCGGGTCCGGCGGCTGGCCACGCAGGACTGGACCGCCGAGGACCACGGGAGCGACGCCGCCGGCGACGAACCGGCCGTGACCGTGACCGCCGAGGTCGCGGACACGTACGCCCAGGACGAGGACTCCGACCACCCTCCGGTGTGCGAGGACGCCCTCCTCCCGCTCCGCACCGGCACCGGCGACCGCACCCTGTTCCTCCTGCACCCCTCCGGCGGCGACGTGCTGTGCTACACCGCGCTCGCCAGGGCCCTGGACCCGCGTGTGGGCGTCGAGGCGATCACCGACCCCGGCCTCGTGGGCGGCACCGGGCCGGACACCATGGCCGGCCTGGCCCGCCACCACCTCGCGCTCGTCCGCCGCCGCCAACCGCACGGCCCCTACCTGCTGGGCGGCTGGTCCATGGGCGGCGACCTCGCCCAGGAGATGGCCTGCCTACTCCACGAACAGGGCGAGACCGTGGACCTGCTGGTGCTGTTGGACTCCAACGACCCGACCCACATCACCAACGTGGACCTGCACGACCCGCAGGACGCCGAGGGCGAGACGCTCGCCCGCCACCTGGCCGCGCTGGAGGGCTACCTCGGCATCGACCTGGGCATCGGCGACGGCGCCGAGCGGGCCGCGTTCATCGCCGCCGAGCCCGGCGAGCGGTGGGCCCTGGCCGAGGACCGGCTGCGCGAGCACGGCCTGCTCGGCGGCGGGGGCGAGGTCCTGCGGGAACGGGTCGGCGTCTTCGACCGGCACATGCGCGCCCTGGCCGCCTTCGAGCCGCGTCGGCTCGCGGCCGAACGGACCGCCTCGCTCGTGGTGCGGGCCGACCTGACCGCGCCGCGCAACTCCGGCATCGGCATGGGCGTGGACGACACCCCGCCCGGACTCGCCGACCTCGGCTGGGGCCGGCACCTGGCCGCGCCCCCGAGCGTGGCGGGTCTGCGGGCCGACCACTACTCCCTGATGCGGCCGCCCGCCGTCGCACGGCTCGCCGACCTGGTGAACGAAGCGCTGCTCCCCCACATCGACCCGGGCCACGACGGCTCCCGGTGCATCCCCCGAGACACAAGAGGACACCTGTGA